The Euphorbia lathyris chromosome 4, ddEupLath1.1, whole genome shotgun sequence genomic interval acccctgtagtttaaaagtttgcaagtcggtgccttgaacttcattccgttagcaaagaggggtaaaattgactaacggtgttaaaagtcaaagggaaaatagttaatttggtccttatatttaataattttataaattaagcattcttattatctaactatcacaaacaaaccccaaaataaaaaataaaaattcaattataccatcttcttcattactctttaatttttttctttctctctcatcttttttaatttttctccctctaaaatcaagtttctctctctagaatcaGAGTTCAATAATTTCTTAAAACTTATGTACACTACACTTGAAACCTTCATTTGTGTAGGTCGATTTTGGAACCAAAACTTTACTTGTCTCGGCCTATGATGTACTCATTGTCACTACAAAAGAACGGAAACTACACCGAACATAAAAGAACATAAATTTAGCTCAAAAGACCTCAAAATCAAACATTTTttccaagaagaacaagtgaaacaTCAATCTCCTACCTTGCGTATCCACTGGCCGACAATGGTTCCTGTGGTAGGACACTCCTCTAAGCTTGAAGCGTGTATAAGCATGTCATCCCACTTCAACCGATATTCGTCATCCCAAAAGAAGTCCCTCACCATTTCAGGCGTTGCATCCTCAAAAACTGTCCGGCTACGGTACTGCGGTGGACCACTCTGCCAAACCCATAAAACAATCTAATTAATTGACCAA includes:
- the LOC136227025 gene encoding uncharacterized protein — its product is MMERSTSTMSYQAWRRDLESGPPQYRSRTVFEDATPEMVRDFFWDDEYRLKWDDMLIHASSLEECPTTGTIVGQWIRKFPFFCSDNEYIIGRDK